The Methanococcus voltae genomic sequence TGAAGCTTACCTAACATTTTTTTACCCCTTTAATTTTTTTAGTAATTAATAATTATTTTATATTATTATATAATAAGAAGTATTCTTGTTGTAATATAAAATACTGTTTAATGCGTACTTTTTTGAACATTTGTGAACTAATTTACAAGTATTTTAGTTTTTAAATTTAACATATATTTTGTAGTAATTAATTTATTTTCATAACAAGTATGAAGTTCTTTTAATGAAGTATCTATATCATACTCCTTTTTTAAAAATTCAAAGAATTCCCGTATTAATTTATAGTAATAACGTTTTGTTATTTCGTTATTGGCATATATTTGCTGTAAATAGGCTAAACATTGAGTACTATCTTTATCTTGATAGTATTTTGCAATAACTTTGTCTTTAAAGCCATGATTTGAAGAAATGGGTATTTTAGATTCTTCTTGTTCTTCTTCAGGATGTTTAATAGTTCTTATACTTGCACGTATCAAATAATCCCTTACTTTTAATTTTTTAAAGCTTTGAAATCCAAAATTACCATTTTCAATAAGATATTCCCCTTTTCTTAGTCTTTTAACAACTGATTTATCTATGTCACGGGAATTAGGAACAGAAGCAGCTTTTAAATAAATATAATATTGAAATTTACCTACAATATGATAATCTAAGTCAAAAGAGTTGTGAACTCCACAATAAAGAGATATCCAAGATTTCCTATAGTCTTTAAAATTCGTGGTAAATCGCTCTAATATCCTATATGCAATACCTTTAAATGTAGCAGGGAATAAATCGTCCGCTTCATCTATAAATATGCTCGTCCATTTTGCATAATCCAAAGTAAGATAATAATCAAAGAATTCAAACCAAAACAAGTTATTATTTTTAGTATTTTTTTCTTTATCGGAAAATGTAAGGGTATTGGTTGATTCAATAGTTTCAATTAGTTTGGGAGACACCTTATAAGTTGTAGGTGTATATACAACGTTTAAAACGCCTTTTTCAAAATTTGACACCAATTCTTTTATATTTTTGTATGATTTTTTATTTAAATCTGATTTAACCCGTGAATCCTCTGTAATTTTAAAAATATCAACTTCATCGTTAATATGATGATGAATTAAAACCTTTTCTTCCCA encodes the following:
- a CDS encoding ATP-binding protein codes for the protein MNLKRAFFGNGRDVARKNGWELTEKSLERSYADGGKECLITGPPGTGKSTLMLRFAMQLLDNEFVIWRGRDTESYHYLDDWEEKVLIHHHINDEVDIFKITEDSRVKSDLNKKSYKNIKELVSNFEKGVLNVVYTPTTYKVSPKLIETIESTNTLTFSDKEKNTKNNNLFWFEFFDYYLTLDYAKWTSIFIDEADDLFPATFKGIAYRILERFTTNFKDYRKSWISLYCGVHNSFDLDYHIVGKFQYYIYLKAASVPNSRDIDKSVVKRLRKGEYLIENGNFGFQSFKKLKVRDYLIRASIRTIKHPEEEQEESKIPISSNHGFKDKVIAKYYQDKDSTQCLAYLQQIYANNEITKRYYYKLIREFFEFLKKEYDIDTSLKELHTCYENKLITTKYMLNLKTKILVN